Genomic DNA from Amycolatopsis alba DSM 44262:
GCGACAAGCGGCTGCCGAGGATCGCCGGGCCGTCCAGCCTGGTGATCTTCGGGGTGACCGGTGACCTCGCCCGCAAGAAGCTGATGCCGGCGATCTACGACCTCGCCCACCGCGGGCTGCTGCCCGCCGGGTTCTCCCTCGTCGGGTTCGCCCGCCGGGACTGGGAGCACCAGGACTTCGGCGAGCTCGTGCACGACTCGGTCAAGGAGCACGCGCGGACGCCGTTCAAGGAGTCGGTGTGGAACCGGCTCGCCGAAGGCATCCGGTTCGTCCAGGGCACCTTCGACGACGACGACGCGTTCGACAGGCTCGCGCAGACGGTCAAGGACCTCGACGCCGAGCGCGGGACCGGTGGCAACACCGCGTTCTACCTGTCGATCCCGCCGAGCGCGTTCCCGGTGGTGACCAAGCAGCTCGCCCGCTCCGGCCTCGCCGACGCGAGCGACGACACCTGGCGCCGCGTCGTCATCGAGAAGCCGTTCGGCCGCGATCTCAAGAGCGCGAAGGAGCTCAACGAGATCGTGAACGACGTCTTCCCCGAGGAGTCGGTGTTCCGCATCGACCACTACCTCGGCAAGGAGACGGTGCAGAACCTGCTGGCGCTGCGGTTCGCGAACCAGCTGTTCGAGCCGATCTGGAACGCCAACTACGTCGACCACGTGCAGATCACCATGGCCGAGGACATCGGTCTCGGCGGCCGCGCGGGGTACTACGACGGCATCGGCGCCGCACGCGACGTCATCCAGAACCACCTGTTGCAGCTCCTCGCGCTGACCGCGATGGAGGAGCCGGTCTCGTTCGCGCCGCGCGCTCTCCGCGCGGAGAAGGTCAAGGTGCTCTCGGCGACGAAGCCCCTCGGCCCGCTCGACGAGACCACCGCGCGCGGGCAGTACGCGGGTGGCTGGCAGGGCGGCATGAAGGTGCCGAGCCTGCTGCAGGAAGGCGGCTTCGCGAAGGACTCGACCACCGAGACCTACGCCGCGGTGACGCTCGAGGTGCAGAACCGCCGCTGGGCGGGCGTGCCGTTCTACCTGCGCACCGGCAAGCGGCTGGGCCGCCGGGTCACCGAGATCGCCGTGGTGTTCAAACGGGCGCCGCATCTGCCGTTCGACTCGACCTCGACCGAGGAGCTGGGCCAGAACGCGCTGGTGATCCGGGTGCAGCCCGACGAGGGCATCACGCTGCGGTTCGGGTCGAAGGTGCCGGGGACCACGATGGAGGTCCGCGACGTCACCATGGACTTCGGCTACGGACACGCGTTCACCGAGTCCTCGCCGGAGGCCTACGAGCGGCTCATCCTGGACGTGCTGCTCGGCGAACCGTCCCTGTTCCCGGTGAACGAAGAGGTCGAACTGTCCTGGGAGATCCTGGACCCGATCCTCGACCACTGGGCCAAGAAGGGCGCGCCCGAGGCGTACCCGCCCGGTTCGTGGGGACCGCCGTCCGCCGACGCAATGCTGGAACGTACCGGCCGGAACTGGAGGCGTCCGTGATCATCGACCTGCCGTCGACCACGACGTCGCAGCTGAACAAGAAACTCGTCGAGATCCGCGAACAGGGCGGGCAGGTGGCGCTCGGCCGGGTGCTGACGCTGGTCATAGTGGCCGACGACGACGACCGGCTCGAAGAGGCGATCGAGGCCGCCAACGAGGCCAGCCGGGAGCACCCCTCGCGGGTGATCGTGGTGGCCAAGGGCGCGCGGACCGCGGCACCGCGGATCGACGGCCAGATCCGGGTCGGCGGCGACGCCGGCGCGAGCGAGGTCATCGTCCTGCGGCTCTACGGCCCGCTGGCCTCGCAGGGGCAGAGCGCGGTCGTGCCGCTGCTGCTGCCGGACGCGCCGATCGTCACCTGGTGGCCGGGCACCGGCCCGAAGGCACCGGCCAAGGATCCGCTCGGTGAGCTGGCGCAGCGCCGGATCACCGACTCTGCGGCGGAAAAGGCGCCCATAAGAGCACTCACCACGCGGGCGAAGTCCTATGTGGAGGGTGACACCGATCTGGCGTGGACCCGGCTGACCAGCTGGCGCGCGCAGCTCGTTTCCGCCTTGGACCTTCCGCCGCACGAGAAGGTCACCGGCGCGACCGTGACCGGTGAGGCCGACTCGCCGTCGACCGAACTGCTCGCCGGCTGGCTGGCCGAGTACCTCAAGGTGCCGGTCAAGCGGGTCAAGAGCACCGGTGCCGCGGGCATCATCTCGGTGACGCTGGACCGGCGGTCCGGCCCGGTGGAACTGCACCGGCCGGACGGACGGGTCGGCACGCTGACCCAGCCTGGCCAGCCGACGCGCCGGATCGCCCTGCAGCGGCGGGACAACAAGGACTGCCTGATCGAGGAGCTGCGGCGGCTCGACCCGGACGAGGTCTACGAGGCTTCGCTGAACGGGCTCTCCAAGATCTCGTCGGGCACCGCGGCGAAGGCCGCTCCGGCGAAGAAGGCGGCTCCGGCCAAGAAGACGCCCGCCAAGACCGCGAAGAGCGCCTCATGAGCAAGACCGAGGTCGTCGTCTACGAGAACCCGGACCTCCTGGCCGCCGCCACGGCGGCCAGGCTGATCACCCGGATCGTCGACGTCCAGGCCGCCAAGGGCACCGCTTCGGTGGTGCTCACCGGCGGCGGCACCGGGA
This window encodes:
- the zwf gene encoding glucose-6-phosphate dehydrogenase — encoded protein: MTRAWNNPLRDPRDKRLPRIAGPSSLVIFGVTGDLARKKLMPAIYDLAHRGLLPAGFSLVGFARRDWEHQDFGELVHDSVKEHARTPFKESVWNRLAEGIRFVQGTFDDDDAFDRLAQTVKDLDAERGTGGNTAFYLSIPPSAFPVVTKQLARSGLADASDDTWRRVVIEKPFGRDLKSAKELNEIVNDVFPEESVFRIDHYLGKETVQNLLALRFANQLFEPIWNANYVDHVQITMAEDIGLGGRAGYYDGIGAARDVIQNHLLQLLALTAMEEPVSFAPRALRAEKVKVLSATKPLGPLDETTARGQYAGGWQGGMKVPSLLQEGGFAKDSTTETYAAVTLEVQNRRWAGVPFYLRTGKRLGRRVTEIAVVFKRAPHLPFDSTSTEELGQNALVIRVQPDEGITLRFGSKVPGTTMEVRDVTMDFGYGHAFTESSPEAYERLILDVLLGEPSLFPVNEEVELSWEILDPILDHWAKKGAPEAYPPGSWGPPSADAMLERTGRNWRRP
- the opcA gene encoding glucose-6-phosphate dehydrogenase assembly protein OpcA, with protein sequence MIIDLPSTTTSQLNKKLVEIREQGGQVALGRVLTLVIVADDDDRLEEAIEAANEASREHPSRVIVVAKGARTAAPRIDGQIRVGGDAGASEVIVLRLYGPLASQGQSAVVPLLLPDAPIVTWWPGTGPKAPAKDPLGELAQRRITDSAAEKAPIRALTTRAKSYVEGDTDLAWTRLTSWRAQLVSALDLPPHEKVTGATVTGEADSPSTELLAGWLAEYLKVPVKRVKSTGAAGIISVTLDRRSGPVELHRPDGRVGTLTQPGQPTRRIALQRRDNKDCLIEELRRLDPDEVYEASLNGLSKISSGTAAKAAPAKKAAPAKKTPAKTAKSAS